One Nostoc sp. UHCC 0302 DNA window includes the following coding sequences:
- a CDS encoding AAA family ATPase: protein MSTYLSIPTINDKWLEANQSYLMKAIRHVGEALQYHIHQVGETVNNGKTERWKENRGFKADSENFGGDSENFYSPTIEANKSSSALEQVCNIFDLSLFERNVLLLCAGRELDRNWSSLFVKAQGDRQQDYPTFSLALEALAEPHWSALMPNASLRRWRLIEVGVGNTLTTNPLRIDERILHHLMGVQHLDERLMEIELPVPATAYLVSSHQYVAQQLADIWLQATNETEILPVLQLCGTEVASKSAIASTACTFLGLSLYAISAEAIPTDTNQLNLIKCLCEREWMLSDRVLLLDCDELETMEASRESAISRFIETINCPLIITSSARRRQRQRPLITFDVYQPTSEEQQVIWQNALGNITPSFQQHIETLVSHFSLSPTNIQAASLKVKSLVKKIEEQKDREIDESVASSSVHLHLWDICRNQARVRLDELAQRIEPSVNWNDLVLPEKEQQILHEIAAHVAQRTKVYKNWGFGSKSGRGLGISTLFSGASGTGKTTAAELLAKELRLDLYRIDLSSIVNKYIGETEKNLRRVFDAAETGGVILLFDEADALFGKRSEVKDSHDRYANMEVSYLLQRIESYRGLAILTTNLKSSIDQAFLRRLRFVVQFPFPDMKQRAEIWQRVFPSQTPTEGLDFTKLAQLSITGGNIRNIALNAAFIAANSGESLGMKHILQATKNEYIKLERSLTDAEIKSWV from the coding sequence ATGTCTACCTACTTATCAATCCCTACAATAAATGACAAATGGTTAGAAGCTAATCAATCTTATTTGATGAAGGCAATTAGGCACGTAGGGGAAGCCCTACAATATCATATTCATCAAGTGGGAGAGACTGTAAACAATGGGAAAACGGAACGATGGAAAGAAAACAGAGGATTCAAAGCTGATTCCGAAAACTTTGGCGGAGATAGCGAAAATTTTTACTCCCCCACAATTGAGGCCAATAAATCATCATCTGCGTTAGAGCAGGTGTGCAATATTTTCGATTTGTCTTTGTTTGAGCGCAATGTATTACTGTTATGTGCAGGTAGAGAATTGGATCGTAATTGGTCGTCACTGTTTGTTAAGGCTCAAGGTGATCGCCAGCAAGACTATCCTACTTTTAGTTTGGCTTTAGAAGCATTAGCAGAACCGCATTGGAGTGCGCTGATGCCTAACGCCTCGTTACGTCGATGGCGATTGATTGAAGTTGGAGTAGGAAATACTCTCACTACCAATCCATTGCGGATTGATGAACGGATATTGCATCATCTTATGGGAGTGCAGCATTTGGATGAGCGCTTGATGGAGATTGAGTTACCAGTACCAGCCACGGCTTATTTAGTATCCTCCCACCAATATGTAGCACAGCAGTTGGCAGATATTTGGTTGCAGGCAACAAATGAGACAGAAATATTACCAGTCTTACAATTATGTGGAACAGAGGTGGCGAGTAAATCAGCGATTGCCTCCACTGCTTGTACCTTTTTAGGATTAAGTTTATACGCTATTTCCGCAGAAGCGATTCCTACAGATACTAACCAACTAAATCTAATCAAGTGTCTGTGTGAGCGGGAATGGATGTTAAGCGATCGCGTTCTGTTGCTAGATTGTGATGAATTAGAAACAATGGAAGCAAGCCGAGAGAGTGCAATCTCCCGTTTCATCGAAACCATTAATTGTCCTTTAATTATTACTAGTAGCGCTCGCCGCCGTCAAAGGCAGCGTCCTTTAATTACTTTTGACGTGTATCAACCCACCTCAGAGGAACAGCAGGTAATTTGGCAAAATGCTTTGGGGAACATTACACCCAGCTTTCAACAACACATAGAAACTTTGGTATCTCATTTCAGCCTCAGCCCTACAAACATTCAGGCTGCTTCTTTGAAAGTCAAAAGTTTAGTTAAAAAAATAGAAGAACAAAAAGACAGAGAAATAGACGAGAGTGTAGCCTCTAGTTCTGTCCATCTGCACCTCTGGGATATCTGCCGCAACCAAGCACGTGTGCGTTTAGATGAGTTAGCTCAACGAATTGAGCCGTCTGTCAACTGGAATGATTTGGTATTACCAGAGAAAGAGCAGCAAATTCTACATGAAATTGCCGCTCATGTAGCACAACGGACAAAAGTGTATAAAAATTGGGGATTTGGCAGCAAAAGTGGGCGGGGACTAGGGATCAGTACCTTATTTTCGGGAGCTAGCGGTACGGGTAAGACAACAGCAGCAGAGTTATTAGCCAAAGAGTTGCGATTAGACCTTTATCGCATCGATCTAAGTTCAATTGTGAATAAGTATATTGGTGAGACAGAGAAGAATCTGCGACGAGTATTTGATGCAGCAGAAACTGGTGGCGTAATTTTATTATTTGATGAAGCAGATGCTTTATTTGGAAAGCGCTCAGAGGTAAAAGATAGTCATGATCGCTATGCAAATATGGAGGTCAGTTACTTGTTACAACGGATAGAATCTTATCGTGGTTTAGCCATTTTAACTACTAACTTAAAAAGTTCAATCGACCAAGCTTTCTTGCGCCGCCTCAGATTTGTTGTGCAATTCCCATTTCCAGATATGAAGCAAAGAGCAGAGATTTGGCAGCGTGTTTTCCCCAGCCAAACGCCGACTGAAGGGCTAGACTTCACCAAGTTGGCCCAACTGAGTATCACAGGGGGTAATATCCGTAATATCGCTTTGAATGCAGCCTTTATTGCCGCAAACTCTGGTGAGTCATTGGGAATGAAACATATTTTACAGGCTACTAAAAATGAATATATCAAACTGGAGCGCTCGCTCACTGACGCCGAGATCAAAAGTTGGGTGTAA
- a CDS encoding UBP-type zinc finger domain-containing protein, with product MSCKHLDNLTVDTLISKANYPVFRCEECIRINSRWVHLRICQSCGKMLCCDSSEHQHARQHYEETGHSVISSAELGEQWLWCFLDEQVKNY from the coding sequence ATGAGCTGCAAACATTTAGATAATCTGACTGTGGACACTCTGATTTCTAAAGCAAACTATCCAGTATTCCGCTGTGAAGAGTGTATCCGGATCAACAGTCGCTGGGTGCATCTTCGCATTTGTCAAAGTTGCGGCAAGATGCTGTGCTGTGATTCTTCTGAACATCAACACGCACGGCAGCATTATGAAGAAACTGGACATTCAGTGATTAGCTCGGCGGAGTTAGGAGAACAGTGGTTATGGTGTTTTTTGGATGAACAGGTAAAGAACTATTAA
- a CDS encoding glutathione S-transferase family protein: MTLTMAPTITAFERSPDRGKGLARDMRVRWALEEVGQPYNVRLVSFSEMKQPAHRALHPFGQIPTYESGDLALFESGAIVFHIAERHTGLLPDDANSRARAIIWMFAALNTMEPPIVDREIAAYLERDEVWYEQRLRVVEGRIRKRLLELSSHLGDADWLDGAFSAGDLMMVEVLLRLKDSGMLSDYPNLSTYVARGEARPAFKRAFAAQLAVFTRQQPTG, translated from the coding sequence ATGACCCTGACAATGGCACCCACCATTACCGCTTTTGAACGGTCGCCTGATCGCGGCAAGGGACTGGCGCGTGATATGCGCGTTCGCTGGGCGCTCGAAGAAGTGGGCCAACCTTATAACGTTCGTCTTGTTTCGTTCAGTGAAATGAAGCAACCCGCGCACCGTGCGCTTCATCCTTTTGGGCAAATTCCAACCTACGAGTCAGGTGATCTCGCCCTGTTCGAGTCGGGGGCGATCGTGTTCCATATTGCCGAGCGCCATACAGGGCTGTTGCCAGACGATGCCAATAGTCGAGCGCGAGCGATCATATGGATGTTTGCCGCACTTAACACGATGGAGCCGCCAATCGTTGATCGGGAAATCGCCGCGTACTTAGAGCGTGATGAGGTCTGGTACGAGCAGCGCCTGCGTGTCGTCGAAGGTCGCATCCGTAAACGGCTCTTAGAACTTTCCAGTCACCTTGGAGATGCCGACTGGCTCGATGGCGCATTCAGCGCAGGTGACCTTATGATGGTGGAAGTGCTGCTCAGGTTGAAAGACTCGGGTATGCTCTCCGACTATCCAAATCTCTCTACCTATGTCGCCCGTGGCGAAGCGCGACCCGCCTTCAAGCGTGCTTTCGCCGCTCAATTAGCGGTTTTCACGCGTCAGCAACCGACTGGCTGA
- the cas6 gene encoding CRISPR-associated endoribonuclease Cas6, whose product MPRAVTSTSRKPKTKSVPTSSVPTWADKTELVGLVFDLEPTVSVSLYSQYSIALHAWFLKQVQQIDPKLSAYLHDGESEKPFNISALSGQLVASGKQLKLEVNQTYYWHLNALSQRVVQFLKLWLTNLPKIIELNGVSLQIKQVSIAHAPTTYSQLLQSPRQQSIVDLSFISPTSFRRKGNHFPLPVPENLFHSYLRRWNDFSQMPVEQETFLKWVDEGVIIHQHRLESMKVAAGKRGSVTGFTGAISLGLSKVALANTEFTQLFYALVRLAPYCGTGHKTTFGLGQTRSGWLAEQKSAIAEQLIPDMLAQRIEELTEIFTAQRKRKGGERTDRIASTWATILARKETGESVKAIASDLQMPDETVKTYVKLARKALKQENNS is encoded by the coding sequence ATGCCAAGAGCAGTCACAAGCACCAGCCGCAAACCTAAAACTAAATCAGTGCCGACTTCTTCAGTTCCTACATGGGCAGATAAGACTGAATTAGTAGGCTTGGTGTTTGATTTAGAACCAACTGTCTCAGTTTCCCTCTACTCGCAATACAGTATTGCACTCCACGCTTGGTTTTTAAAGCAAGTACAGCAAATCGACCCAAAGCTATCAGCTTATCTCCATGATGGAGAATCAGAAAAACCTTTTAATATCTCAGCGCTGTCAGGTCAATTGGTTGCTAGTGGCAAACAACTAAAATTGGAAGTTAATCAGACTTACTACTGGCACTTAAATGCTCTATCTCAACGGGTGGTGCAATTTCTAAAACTTTGGTTAACGAACTTACCCAAAATTATTGAGTTGAATGGAGTATCGTTGCAAATAAAACAGGTGAGTATCGCTCATGCTCCAACCACTTATTCACAATTGCTGCAATCACCAAGGCAGCAGTCTATAGTTGATCTCAGTTTTATTTCACCAACAAGTTTTCGTCGCAAAGGTAATCATTTCCCTCTGCCAGTCCCAGAAAATCTGTTCCACAGCTACCTACGACGCTGGAATGATTTTTCACAGATGCCAGTAGAACAAGAGACTTTTCTCAAATGGGTAGATGAAGGAGTAATTATTCATCAGCATCGTTTGGAATCGATGAAAGTGGCAGCAGGAAAACGTGGGTCAGTCACAGGTTTTACTGGAGCAATATCTTTGGGCTTAAGCAAGGTAGCTTTAGCAAATACTGAGTTTACTCAGTTGTTTTATGCTTTGGTTAGGCTTGCCCCATACTGCGGCACAGGACATAAAACTACTTTTGGTTTGGGACAAACACGCTCTGGTTGGTTAGCAGAACAAAAGTCAGCTATAGCTGAGCAGTTGATTCCCGATATGCTAGCTCAACGCATTGAAGAACTAACCGAGATATTCACTGCCCAACGCAAACGCAAGGGCGGCGAACGTACAGATAGAATTGCCAGCACTTGGGCAACGATATTAGCCCGTAAAGAAACGGGTGAATCAGTCAAGGCGATCGCCTCTGATTTGCAAATGCCAGATGAAACGGTGAAAACTTATGTCAAATTAGCTCGTAAAGCGCTCAAACAGGAAAATAACAGTTAA
- a CDS encoding HU family DNA-binding protein — MNKGELVDAVAAKANVTKKQADEIISAFLEVVTEAVANGEKITLVGFGSFERRERAEREGRNPKTQETMTIPATRVPGFSPGKLFKEKVAP, encoded by the coding sequence ATGAACAAAGGCGAACTAGTGGATGCTGTAGCGGCAAAGGCCAACGTCACAAAAAAGCAGGCTGATGAAATCATTAGTGCTTTTTTAGAAGTCGTGACTGAGGCTGTAGCTAATGGGGAAAAGATAACGCTGGTAGGGTTTGGGTCATTCGAGCGACGCGAACGTGCCGAGCGTGAGGGGCGTAATCCCAAAACCCAAGAGACAATGACTATCCCAGCAACTAGAGTGCCTGGGTTTTCTCCTGGGAAGCTGTTCAAAGAAAAAGTAGCACCATAG
- the ampC gene encoding class C beta-lactamase produces MRKIFVLKVGIIAATCFFLGGCAQTADSKDQSQFERIVSEAIRPIMDENNVPGMAVAVTVQGKRYFFNYGVASLESGQKVTKDTIFEIGSVSKTFTATLASYAQISGTLSLVDNASKYLPALAGSSFNKISLLNLGTYTAGGLPLQFPDDVNDQQDMIAYYKGWRPSYAAGTHRLYSNPSIGLFGYLTARSMGKPFDELMEKKLFPRLGLTRTYIRVPQDQMGKYAYGYSKDNKPIRVSPGVLDSEAYGVKTTASDMIQFVEANMNGTELDKTLQRAIAGTHTGYFKVGDMTQGLGWEMYTYPINLNRLLAGNSPQVSLKANEVIRLAPPLPPHDKVLINKTGSTNGFSAYVAFVPVKGIGIVMMANKNYPIPARVKAAYQILMALDSKLGLTNTR; encoded by the coding sequence ATGAGGAAGATTTTCGTTCTGAAGGTTGGAATTATTGCTGCTACTTGCTTTTTCTTGGGCGGATGCGCCCAAACTGCCGATAGCAAAGACCAAAGCCAATTTGAGCGAATCGTGAGCGAAGCGATTCGACCCATTATGGACGAGAACAATGTTCCGGGGATGGCTGTGGCGGTCACGGTTCAGGGAAAGCGATATTTCTTTAATTACGGTGTCGCCTCTCTTGAGAGCGGACAAAAGGTCACTAAGGATACGATTTTCGAGATCGGCTCGGTTAGCAAAACATTCACAGCAACCCTCGCGTCCTACGCGCAAATAAGTGGAACTCTGTCTCTTGTCGATAACGCAAGTAAATATCTGCCCGCGCTCGCTGGCAGCAGTTTCAACAAAATCAGCCTTCTCAATCTTGGCACCTATACAGCGGGCGGTCTACCCCTACAGTTCCCGGATGATGTCAATGATCAGCAGGATATGATCGCCTATTATAAAGGCTGGCGCCCGAGCTATGCGGCTGGTACCCATCGGCTCTATTCAAACCCGAGCATCGGCTTGTTTGGTTATCTGACCGCCAGAAGCATGGGCAAGCCTTTCGATGAGCTAATGGAGAAGAAGCTTTTCCCGAGACTTGGCTTGACGCGTACTTATATTAGGGTTCCGCAAGACCAGATGGGTAAATACGCTTATGGCTACTCGAAAGATAACAAGCCGATCCGAGTGAGTCCTGGCGTTCTGGATTCGGAAGCCTATGGCGTGAAGACAACTGCGTCCGACATGATCCAGTTCGTCGAGGCGAATATGAACGGCACGGAGTTGGACAAAACTCTCCAACGCGCGATTGCCGGAACGCACACCGGATACTTCAAGGTCGGCGACATGACGCAGGGACTAGGATGGGAGATGTATACTTATCCAATAAATCTCAACCGACTGCTTGCGGGGAACTCGCCGCAAGTGAGCCTTAAGGCCAACGAGGTGATCAGACTTGCTCCGCCGCTACCACCGCACGATAAGGTGCTGATCAACAAAACCGGCTCGACGAATGGGTTCAGTGCCTATGTTGCCTTTGTTCCAGTCAAGGGCATCGGCATTGTGATGATGGCGAACAAGAACTATCCTATCCCGGCTCGTGTGAAGGCCGCCTACCAGATATTGATGGCGCTAGACAGCAAGCTCGGATTGACAAACACTCGTTGA
- the cas1d gene encoding type I-D CRISPR-associated endonuclease Cas1d, translating into MSVLYVTQADAVLSKNYEAFNVALKQSDGSWKKQTVAAQTVEQVVLMGNPQVTGDALVYALELGMPVHYLSSFGKYLGSALPGYSRNGQLRLAQYKLYSDPVGRLELVKAIVTAKIHNQYQVLYRHNERNNPLKERKSLVKSQKTIDQVRGIEGLAAREYFACWPRMVGKQWTFTGRNRRPPTDPVNSLLSFAYGLLRVQVTAAVHVAGLDPYIGYLHEVHHGQPAIVLDLMEEFRSLIADNVVLAVLHKHEIQPDDFNESLGAYRLKDTARKTFLQAFERKMNDEFKHPVFEYRCTYRRAIELQARLLSRHLQEGIPYKALALR; encoded by the coding sequence ATGTCAGTACTTTACGTAACTCAAGCTGATGCCGTTTTGAGCAAGAATTATGAGGCTTTTAATGTTGCTCTCAAACAATCAGATGGTTCTTGGAAAAAACAGACTGTTGCAGCCCAAACTGTTGAACAAGTTGTCTTGATGGGCAACCCTCAAGTCACAGGAGATGCTCTAGTGTATGCTTTGGAACTGGGTATGCCTGTTCACTATCTTTCTAGCTTTGGTAAATATCTGGGTTCTGCGCTTCCTGGTTATTCGCGCAACGGTCAATTGCGATTAGCACAATATAAACTATATAGCGATCCCGTCGGACGTTTAGAATTAGTCAAAGCAATTGTGACAGCCAAAATTCATAACCAATATCAAGTTTTATATCGTCATAATGAACGAAATAATCCTCTTAAAGAACGTAAAAGTCTTGTTAAAAGCCAAAAAACTATAGATCAGGTCAGAGGAATTGAAGGTTTAGCTGCACGAGAGTATTTTGCTTGTTGGCCACGGATGGTTGGAAAACAATGGACATTTACTGGTCGAAATCGCCGTCCGCCTACTGACCCAGTGAACTCGTTGCTCAGTTTTGCTTATGGTTTGTTGCGAGTTCAAGTAACAGCTGCGGTTCATGTTGCTGGGTTAGATCCTTATATTGGTTATTTACATGAAGTCCATCATGGTCAGCCCGCAATAGTGTTGGATCTCATGGAAGAGTTTCGCTCATTGATCGCTGACAATGTAGTGTTAGCTGTATTGCATAAACATGAAATTCAACCTGACGATTTTAATGAAAGTTTAGGCGCATATCGCCTCAAGGATACTGCGAGAAAAACTTTCTTACAGGCATTCGAGCGCAAAATGAATGATGAATTTAAACATCCAGTTTTTGAGTACAGATGCACTTATCGACGAGCTATTGAATTACAAGCTCGATTACTGTCTCGGCATTTACAGGAAGGGATTCCATATAAGGCTTTAGCTTTGCGTTAA
- a CDS encoding HU family DNA-binding protein has translation MNKGELVDAVAAKANVTKKQADEIISAFLEVVTEAVANGEKITLVGFGSFERRERAEREGRNPKTNEPMTIPATRVPGFSPGKLFKEKVAP, from the coding sequence ATGAACAAAGGCGAACTAGTGGATGCTGTAGCAGCAAAAGCCAACGTCACAAAAAAGCAGGCTGATGAAATCATCAGTGCTTTTTTAGAAGTCGTGACTGAGGCTGTAGCCAATGGGGAGAAGATAACGCTGGTAGGCTTTGGCTCATTTGAGCGGCGTGAGCGTGCTGAGCGAGAAGGGCGTAATCCCAAAACGAATGAGCCAATGACTATTCCGGCTACTAGAGTGCCTGGGTTTTCTCCTGGGAAGCTGTTTAAAGAAAAAGTAGCGCCATAG
- a CDS encoding transposase: MKLARLEEFRQVAYEYLGRAKDATFELTDAILLTRNVYSLADLSLSPVFRRKWPSIYEALQDSRPQRQKLMQLYIKQIPTQEERPLLAGDHTNWSRPEAVTLQERTFEHSGTSIAGNKPITIGQGYSTIAWIPEKSGSWALPLRHERITSGESPITKAIWQLRQVCKHLPIRPISVWDSEYGCAPFVLKTTSIAADILIRLRSNLCLWGEPEAYSGKGRPKKHGSKFKLNEPTTWSEAASVFEVDDPKLHRVRASLWKNLHFRKAAARPMSLIRVERLDQQGNQRISKPLWLASGV; encoded by the coding sequence ATGAAACTTGCCAGACTTGAAGAATTTCGTCAAGTAGCTTATGAATATTTAGGTAGAGCTAAAGACGCGACTTTTGAATTAACAGATGCTATATTGCTGACCCGTAATGTTTACTCCTTAGCAGATTTATCCTTATCGCCAGTATTTAGGCGCAAGTGGCCAAGTATCTATGAAGCATTACAGGATAGCAGACCACAGCGGCAGAAATTGATGCAACTATATATCAAACAAATACCAACACAGGAGGAGCGTCCATTATTGGCAGGCGACCATACTAACTGGTCACGCCCAGAGGCAGTGACGTTGCAAGAGAGAACATTTGAGCATAGTGGTACATCCATAGCGGGAAATAAACCGATTACCATTGGTCAGGGGTATAGTACAATTGCCTGGATACCTGAAAAATCAGGCAGTTGGGCATTACCCCTTAGACATGAACGGATTACAAGTGGCGAAAGTCCAATTACAAAAGCGATTTGGCAGCTAAGACAGGTGTGTAAGCATTTACCCATTAGACCGATTTCTGTTTGGGACAGCGAGTATGGCTGTGCGCCTTTTGTCTTAAAGACTACTAGTATTGCAGCAGACATTCTAATAAGATTACGTTCAAATCTTTGTTTATGGGGTGAGCCTGAAGCTTATTCTGGGAAGGGACGACCCAAGAAACACGGGTCTAAATTCAAACTCAATGAACCCACAACATGGAGTGAGGCTGCATCTGTCTTCGAGGTAGATGATCCGAAACTACATCGGGTAAGAGCTAGCTTATGGAAAAATCTACATTTCCGTAAAGCGGCGGCACGCCCGATGTCACTGATCAGAGTTGAACGTCTTGATCAACAAGGTAATCAACGAATATCAAAACCTTTGTGGTTAGCTTCTGGAGTTTAG
- a CDS encoding transposase — MKSDKLKEFRQAAYKYLGRAHDATFELTDAILLTRNAYSLADLSLSPVFRRKWPSIYEVLQDCRPQRQKLMQLYIKQMPKQDRPLLAGDYTAWSRPDAVTLIERTIEHSIVSMGGDKPITVGQGYSTIAWIPEDSGSWVLPLRHERITSWENPIQKAVWQLQQVCEHLPTRPISVWDSEYGCAPFILKTSNIKADILVRLRSVT; from the coding sequence ATGAAAAGTGACAAATTAAAAGAATTTCGTCAAGCAGCGTACAAGTATTTAGGTCGAGCGCATGACGCAACTTTTGAACTGACAGATGCAATATTGCTGACTCGGAATGCTTACAGTTTGGCAGATTTATCGCTATCGCCAGTATTTAGGCGTAAATGGCCAAGTATCTACGAAGTATTACAAGATTGCAGACCACAGCGACAGAAATTGATGCAGTTATACATCAAGCAGATGCCAAAACAGGATCGTCCGTTGTTAGCAGGCGACTACACAGCCTGGTCACGTCCAGATGCTGTAACTCTTATTGAGAGGACAATTGAACACAGTATTGTCTCAATGGGGGGAGACAAACCAATTACCGTTGGTCAAGGGTATAGTACCATTGCATGGATACCGGAAGATTCGGGCAGTTGGGTATTACCCTTGCGACATGAGCGAATTACCAGTTGGGAAAACCCGATACAGAAGGCGGTTTGGCAACTACAACAAGTGTGTGAACATTTACCCACTAGACCGATTTCGGTTTGGGATAGTGAGTATGGGTGCGCCCCTTTCATTTTGAAGACTAGCAACATCAAAGCAGATATTTTAGTACGTTTGCGTTCTGTGACTTGA
- a CDS encoding GNAT family N-acetyltransferase encodes MTAITPMTMDNFTIRAMRRSELDLIIDWAAVEGWNPGIYDAECFYQADQCGFFVGELNNELVASISAVAYSKHFAVIGFYIVKEQFRGQGFGMKMWKAAMAYLGSERNISLDGEIAQQENYQKSGFQIAYSHIRYQAVGSGIVPDGIVELKNVPFDQLIAYGQKLFPAKREQFLRLWIKQPNSAAYGVVRDGHLVGYGVIRQSHTGFRIGPLNAEDEQIAEQLLLALLAFSSDAPVFLDVPDANSEAIKLAQRYSMKPVSQVARMYNKEIPNLPINRVFAVTSLEVG; translated from the coding sequence ATGACCGCGATAACACCAATGACAATGGACAATTTTACCATTCGAGCAATGAGGAGGTCAGAATTAGATTTGATAATTGATTGGGCAGCAGTTGAAGGCTGGAATCCAGGAATTTATGATGCTGAATGTTTTTACCAAGCTGATCAATGCGGTTTTTTCGTGGGGGAATTGAACAATGAACTTGTAGCAAGTATTTCTGCTGTTGCTTACTCTAAACACTTTGCCGTTATTGGCTTTTATATTGTCAAAGAGCAGTTTCGTGGGCAAGGTTTTGGCATGAAGATGTGGAAGGCAGCAATGGCATACCTTGGTAGTGAGCGTAACATTAGCTTAGATGGAGAGATTGCTCAACAGGAGAATTACCAAAAATCAGGTTTTCAAATCGCCTACAGTCATATTCGTTATCAGGCTGTAGGCTCAGGCATTGTGCCGGACGGCATTGTAGAGCTTAAAAATGTGCCTTTTGATCAGTTAATTGCTTACGGGCAAAAGCTTTTTCCGGCAAAGCGTGAGCAGTTCCTACGACTTTGGATAAAGCAACCAAACAGTGCTGCATATGGAGTTGTAAGAGATGGGCATCTTGTTGGTTATGGAGTCATCCGCCAAAGTCACACAGGTTTCCGGATTGGGCCGTTGAATGCTGAGGATGAACAAATTGCCGAGCAACTCTTACTCGCCTTGCTTGCTTTTAGTTCTGATGCTCCGGTGTTTCTTGATGTACCAGATGCTAATTCCGAAGCGATAAAACTGGCTCAACGTTACTCTATGAAGCCAGTCTCCCAAGTCGCTCGGATGTACAATAAAGAAATTCCTAACTTGCCTATAAATCGTGTATTTGCTGTAACTAGCCTAGAAGTTGGTTAG
- the cas2 gene encoding CRISPR-associated endonuclease Cas2, translating into MTTLFYLIIYDLPDNKAANKRRTRLHKMLSGYGKWTQYSVFECFLTAIQFATLQTKIEKLVKPEEDSVRLYVLDAGAIKRTITYGSEIPRQEQTIVL; encoded by the coding sequence ATGACTACTCTGTTTTATTTAATAATTTATGACCTGCCTGATAACAAAGCTGCAAATAAACGTCGCACTCGTTTACATAAAATGTTGTCTGGCTATGGTAAATGGACACAGTACAGCGTTTTTGAGTGTTTTTTAACAGCGATACAATTTGCGACACTCCAGACCAAAATAGAAAAACTGGTTAAGCCTGAAGAGGATTCGGTACGATTGTATGTACTTGATGCGGGCGCAATCAAGCGAACAATTACATACGGTTCTGAAATTCCTCGACAAGAGCAAACAATAGTTTTATGA
- a CDS encoding YbhN family protein, with translation MSKQKRRINLIFSLLSLLLFICAVVAISQQLKKYSYWELVNSIKATASIHLLLVLGLTTVSYLVLTVYDILACYQISQRLPYLKIILADFLGHAISNSVGFAVLTGSAVRYRLYYNWGLSVVEIAQIIAFSNLSFWLGLFAIGGIGFILEPLTIPKLLHLPFTSAHPLGWIFLAIVVCYILGSFRLTGL, from the coding sequence ATGAGTAAGCAAAAGCGTAGAATCAATTTGATTTTTTCGTTATTGAGTCTCCTACTATTTATTTGTGCTGTAGTTGCAATTAGTCAGCAACTCAAAAAGTATAGCTATTGGGAACTAGTTAATAGTATCAAAGCAACTGCAAGTATTCATCTATTATTAGTATTGGGACTGACAACTGTCAGTTATTTAGTACTTACAGTCTATGATATTTTAGCTTGCTACCAGATTAGTCAAAGACTGCCTTATTTAAAAATTATTCTTGCAGATTTTTTGGGTCATGCTATTAGTAATAGTGTAGGCTTTGCGGTATTAACAGGTAGTGCTGTTCGCTATCGGCTTTATTATAACTGGGGATTATCAGTTGTTGAGATTGCACAAATAATTGCTTTTAGTAATCTCAGCTTCTGGCTAGGCTTGTTTGCTATCGGCGGAATTGGATTTATTCTTGAACCACTTACTATTCCGAAATTACTGCATTTGCCTTTCACTTCTGCTCATCCTTTGGGGTGGATTTTTCTGGCTATAGTAGTCTGCTATATATTAGGCAGCTTTCGACTAACTGGACTTTAG